Proteins found in one Acidobacteriota bacterium genomic segment:
- a CDS encoding phenylalanine 4-monooxygenase has translation MKDLSEVLATEGEIVRLDPDHPGFKDAVYRVRRNEIAVHALRFRDGDPIPRVDYTPEEQAVWRLTWERLGPLHETHACREWIESSKVLSLDRTAVPQLADVNVTLARSGFRMLPVAGLIQGRGFLSAMAQGVFLSTQYMRHHSVPFYTPEPDVIHELVGHAASLFHPDIVRLSRLFGEAAARASDEGMKRLELVYWYTLEFGLVEEDGALRTYGAGVLSSFGEMERMTTEAELRPLDFADASTRPYDPTQYQPVLYVSPSWDRMVADVSDWLKTI, from the coding sequence GTGAAAGATCTCTCGGAAGTCCTCGCGACCGAAGGCGAGATCGTCCGCCTCGATCCCGATCACCCGGGATTCAAGGATGCCGTGTATCGGGTGAGAAGGAACGAGATCGCCGTCCACGCGCTGCGTTTCAGGGACGGGGACCCGATTCCGCGCGTGGACTACACGCCCGAGGAGCAGGCGGTGTGGCGGCTCACGTGGGAGCGGCTGGGGCCCCTTCACGAGACGCACGCCTGCCGCGAGTGGATCGAGAGCTCCAAGGTGCTGTCCCTCGACCGCACGGCCGTTCCGCAGCTCGCGGACGTGAACGTCACGCTCGCGCGCTCGGGCTTCCGGATGCTGCCCGTCGCGGGTCTCATCCAGGGGCGCGGCTTCCTTTCGGCGATGGCGCAGGGCGTCTTCCTGTCGACGCAGTACATGCGCCACCACTCCGTGCCGTTCTACACGCCGGAGCCGGACGTGATTCACGAGCTCGTGGGCCATGCGGCGAGCCTCTTTCACCCCGACATCGTCCGGCTGTCGCGCCTCTTCGGCGAAGCGGCCGCGCGCGCGAGCGACGAGGGAATGAAGCGCCTCGAGCTCGTCTACTGGTACACGCTCGAGTTCGGCCTCGTCGAGGAGGACGGCGCCCTTCGGACTTACGGCGCGGGCGTTCTGTCGTCGTTCGGCGAAATGGAGCGCATGACGACGGAGGCGGAGCTTCGGCCGCTGGACTTCGCGGACGCCTCGACGCGGCCGTACGATCCGACGCAGTACCAGCCCGTGCTCTACGTCTCGCCGTCGTGGGACCGGATGGTCGCCGACGTCTCCGACTGGCTGAAGACGATCTGA